In Silene latifolia isolate original U9 population chromosome X, ASM4854445v1, whole genome shotgun sequence, the following proteins share a genomic window:
- the LOC141622538 gene encoding protein-L-isoaspartate O-methyltransferase 1-like, translated as MALRSLTSVVAYECRCYRAPFYNKHYHPPQRLPRVLSAPFLSTFSLFSTTGNFLCSPMEKYLSGVNKSRNKELVNQLQRYGVIHSGKVSEVMETIDRGLFVPEGTAAYVDSPMPIGHNATISAPHMHAMCLDLLHDKLQPGMHALDVGSGTGYLTACFALMVGGEGRVVGIEHIPELATWSIENIKKSAAAPFLEASSLSIHVGDGRQGWPEAAPYDAIHVGAAAPEIPKALIEQLKPGGRLVIPVGTLFQDLQVIDKKEDGSLSIRTETSVRYVPLTSREEQLRG; from the exons ATGGCATTACGAAGCTTGACTTCTGTTGTAGCGTATGAATGCCGCTGCTATCGTGCGCCTTTTTACAACAAacattatcatcctcctcaacGTCTGCCACGTGTCCTCTCCGCTCCCTTCCTTTCtactttctctcttttctcaacTACGGGCAACTTTCTCTGCTCTCCCATGGAG AAGTACTTATCAGGAGTTAACAAGAGCAGAAACAAAGAATTGGTGAACCAGTTGCAGCGTTATGGTGTCATCCATTCTGGGAAGGTATCAGAAGTGATGGAAACCATTGATAGGGGGTTGTTTGTACCTGAGGGTACTGCTGCTTATGTGGATAGCCCCATGCCAATTGGTCACAATGCAACGATTTCGGCTCCTCATATGCATGCAATGTGCCTTGATCTTCTACATGATAAGCTACAACCGGGAATGCATGCTTTAGATGTTGGTTCAG GAACGGGATATTTGACTGCATGTTTTGCACTAATGGTTGGAGGTGAAGGGCGTGTTGTCGGCATAGAACACATACCTGAACTTGCCACTTGGTCAATCGAAAATATTAAGAAAAGTGCTGCTGCTCCATTCCTGGAAGCCTCGTCCTTGTCTATTCATGTTGGTG ATGGAAGACAGGGATGGCCAGAAGCTGCACCATACGATGCAATCCATGTTGGGGCTGCTGCACCAGAAATCCCAAAAGCATTGATAGAGCAACTGAAGCCAGGTGGCAGATTGGTGATACCAGTGGGGACCTTGTTCCAGGATTTGCAGGTGATCGACAAGAAGGAAGATGGGTCGCTTAGTATTAGAACTGAGACTTCTGTGAGATACGTTCCATTGACAAGCCGTGAGGAACAATTGCGTGGCTAA
- the LOC141622537 gene encoding mitochondrial import inner membrane translocase subunit TIM44-2-like, with protein sequence MASRKLVRDVFFSKKPFFNQFLPFQQQVQQSNARLRLIGGYGYSSNRQFSVFNEFSNKIKDEASSNKEFQQSVKQLKEKAEELKEKAEKLKGVKEDLKVRVKQTTEQLHKHVDGVWKEAEETAKKVSANMKEKISAGKEEVKETLGLGKQECSEGNGANFKDGTKASSGEEHRQSESGSTAETIFNKFSSTFSSSSPKISFAFQKLKEAKVADLAKKSYEVVKDELNGKPNKRKRMHYATSSSQAGDISDRTEVVVVPVKQSLWSKKWEEFKEKMQRHPMFKRASEISEPVVIKSQELAEDLQERWETSDSPVVHKIQDINDKVFGENDTALSFKEIRRRDPIFSLPEFIAEVQEVIKPVLNAYMKGDFQLLAKYCSTEVVERCKAEHKVFEAQGIFFDNKILHISEMFVRETKMMGNTPIIILDFQTQQVYCVRDRQGSIMEGGKDTIQTVHNAWAMQQMDPEDIKEDLIYSMWRLREMQQFGVTALI encoded by the exons ATGGCCAGCAGAAAACTTGTTCGCGATGTATTCTTCTCCAAGAAACCATTTTTCAaccaatttcttccttttcaacAACAG gTACAGCAGTCAAATGCGAGATTAAGATTAATTGGTGGATATGGTTATTCATCTAATCGTCAATTTAGTGTCTTTAATGAGTTTTCCAATAAGATTAAAGATGAAGCTTCAAG TAATAAGGAATTCCAACAGTCAGTCAAGCAGCTAAAGGAAAAGGCGGAGGAGCTAAAGGAAAAGGCGGAAAAGCTGAAAGGTGTGAAGGAAGATCTGAAAGTTAG AGTGAAGCAGACGACTGAGCAGCTGCACAAACATGTAGACGGTGTGTGGAAAGAAGCTGAAGAAACTGCAAAGAAG GTTTCAGCAAATATGAAAGAGAAGATTTCAGCTGGAAAAGAAGAG GTCAAAGAGACACTAGGTTTAGGAAAGCAGGAGTGTTCTGAAGGCAATGGTGCCAATTTTAAGGATGGGACTAAGGCATCATCTGGCGAAGAACACCGACAATCCGAGTCTGGGAGCACTGCAGAAACCATATTTAATAAATTTAGTTCGACTTTTAGTTCATCTTCTCCCAAAATTTCATTCGCCTTCCAGAAATTGAAGGAAGCAAAAGTCGCTGACTTGGCGAAGAAGAGTTATGAAGTTGTGAAGGATGAATTGAATGGAAAACCAAATAAGAGGAAACGAATGCATTACGCAACTTCATCTTCGCAAGCTGGAGATATCAGTGATAGAACTGAAGTTGTTGTGGTACCCGTGAAACAGTCCCTATGGAGCAAAAAGTGGGAGGAATTTAAAGAAAAG ATGCAACGTCATCCGATGTTCAAACGCGCTTCTGAGATTAGTGAACCTGTCGTGATAAAGAGCCAAGAG TTGGCAGAAGATTTGCAGGAAAGGTGGGAGACCAGTGACAGTCCTGTTGTACATAAGATTCAGGA TATAAATGACAAAGTATTTGGAGAAAATGACACTGCTCTTTCTTTTAAAGAGATACGTCGCCGTGATCC CATTTTTTCCTTGCCGGAGTTTATAGCCGAGGTCCAGGAAGTCATCAAGCCAGTTTTGAATGCATATATGAAG GGAGATTTCCAACTCTTGGCCAAATATTGTAGCACTGAAGTAGTTGAGCGATGTAAAGCAGAGCACAAAGTTTTTGAAGCGCAGGGTATATTCTTTGATAATAAG ATTTTGCATATTTCTGAGATGTTTGTGAGAGAGACTAAAATGATGGGGAACACACCCATAATCATTCTTGAT TTCCAAACCCAGCAAGTTTATTGTGTACGTGATCGTCAAGGCTCAATAATGGAGGGTGGCAAG GACACTATCCAAACCGTACATAATGCTTGGGCAATGCAACAAATGGATCCAGAAGACATTAAAGAAGACCTGATTTACTCGATGTGGAGGCTAAGAGAAATGCAGCAGTTCGGCGTAACAGCTCTTATTTAA
- the LOC141622539 gene encoding protein SIEVE ELEMENT OCCLUSION B-like produces MAHPPNHQHSTLQQLMSGGVSRGLSSVSEDGKILKEIQASHAHDARDLDVTPVLSVILDIFQRAKLDDIVNTTEGGGKEVVADVLAETMGSVAAGPKGTMLEALAVTIQKICCEFSCNCTGNDLHASTLSVLNLVGNYSWDAKVVVTLAAFAVTYGELWLVILLSLSNNPLAKSIAVLKQTPELSEINGVLKPQLATLNALLTVVVDVAKLLIEFRTLPSKYITPEDAPLATSTNQIAIAAYWSVRSVVACGARITSNIGITSGLVGSATEAWDLSSLVHKGRSVHDQLRQKLTVCYEFIELRKKEEAYKNLEILFQSTQITDNVKIIKSLIYPKDDLAPLVKVTTRQRVHFDVLRGKTVLLFISDLDVNIEELATLDRIYKESRKNESEFQYEIVWLPIVDKNVPWTKENEQKFKELQYKMSWYTLFHPSLLDEVATRFVKEKWGFAKKQILVSLNQLGKVVSQNALHMMLIWGNSAYPFTTVKEEEMWTKQTWKIDFLLDGIHPEVPKWLSEKVHICAFGGEDIEWIRKFTTSMKEHATKTGTKIELLYVGKHNAKEAVKKIIDIITKEKLAHTTTDVTQVWYFWTRLEAMLYSKMHHGKNVENDTIVKEVMSVLSFDGGHQGWGCVGMTGSTEIVKGNGQVILNAVVNYREWEEKSKKVGFLEAFLEHVRVQFNAGHHCNRVELPSVAGAGAPSVVYCADCHRPMEKFYLYKCCTG; encoded by the exons ATGGCACACCCTCCAAACCACCAACATTCCACCTTACAACAACTCATGTCGGGCGGGGTGAGCCGAGGGTTGTCGTCGGTTTCCGAGGATGGAAAAATCCTCAAGGAAATTCAAGCATCCCATGCTCATGATGCCCGTGACTTAGATGTCACCCCCGTCCTTAGTGTTATTCTAGACATATTCCAACGTGCCAAGCTTGACGACATTGTCAATACTACCGAG GGCGGCGGAAAAGAGGTTGTGGCGGATGTATTGGCAGAGACGATGGGTTCGGTTGCTGCTGGACCTAAAGGCACAATGCTTGAAGCTTTAGCTGTTACCATCCAAAAAATTTGTTGTGAG TTCTCATGCAATTGCACCGGCAACGACCTACACGCATCAACACTCTCGGTCCTGAACTTGGTCGGAAACTACTCATGGGACGCTAAGGTGGTCGTAACCTTAGCCGCCTTTGCAGTGACCTATGGCGAGTTATGGCTCGTCATCCTCCTTAGCCTCTCGAACAACCCCCTGGCCAAGTCCATCGCAGTGCTCAAGCAAACACCCGAGCTGTCTGAGATCAATGGGGTTCTGAAACCGCAGTTAGCCACCCTGAATGCGCTACTGactgttgttgttgatgttgctaaGTTGCTCATCGAGTTTAGGACACTTCCTTCCAAGTACATTACTCCAGAGGATGCTCCTTTGGCGACTTCCACGAACCAAATTGCAATTGCTGCGTACTGGAGTGTTCGCAGTGTTGTTGCTTGTGGCGCGAGGATTACTAGCAACATTGGCATCACTTCAGG GTTGGTTGGTTCGGCCACTGAAGCATGGGATCTTTCGAGTTTGGTGCATAAGGGGAGAAGCGTACATGATCAGCTTCGCCAAAAACTCACTGTCTGCTATGAATTCATAG AGTTGAGAAAAAAGGAGGAGGCATACAAGAATTTGGAAATACTCTTTCAAAGCACCCAAATAACAGACAATGTGAAGATCATCAAGTCATTAATCTACCCCAAGGATGACCTTGCACCTCTTGTCAAAGTCACGACGAGGCAAAGG GTTCATTTTGATGTCCTTAGAGGCAAGACAGTTTTGCTATTCATATCTGATCTCGACGTTAACATAGAGGAGCTTGCAACATTAGACAGGATCTACAAGGAGTCGAGGAAGAACGAGAGTGAGTTCCAATACGAAATTGTATGGCTTCCGATTGTTGACAAGAATGTTCCATGGACTAAAGAGAATGAACAAAAGTTCAAAGAATTGCAATATAAGATGTCTTGGTACACTTTGTTCCATCCTTCGTTGCTTGATGAAGTCGCGACAAGATTCGTCAAGGAAAAATGGGGATTTGCCaagaaacagattttagtatcaTTGAACCAATTGGGAAAGGTTGTGAGCCAAAATGCTCTTCATATGATGCTTATTTGGGGTAACTCTGCTTACCCTTTTACCACTGTCAAAGAGGAAGAAATGTGGACTAAGCAAACCTGGAAAATCGACTTTCTGCTCGATGGCATTCATCCTGAAGTCCCGAAATGG CTTTCGGAAAAAGTGCATATATGCGCATTTGGAGGAGAAGACATAGAATGGATCCGCAAATTCACAACTTCCATGAAAGAGCACGCGACCAAGACAGGAACAAAAATAGAGCTCCTGTACGTAGGGAAGCACAATGCCAAGGAAGCAGTGAAGAAAATAATCGACATTATAACCAAAGAGAAGCTGGCCCACACAACAACTGATGTCACCCAAGTCTGGTACTTCTGGACTCGACTCGAGGCCATGCTGTACTCAAAGATGCACCATGGAAAGAATGTTGAAAACGACACAATAGTCAAGGAAGTCATGTCGGTTTTGAGCTTTGATGGCGGGCATCAAGGGTGGGGATGTGTCGGGATGACTGGTTCAACGGAGATTGTCAAGGGAAACGGGCAGGTGATCTTGAATGCTGTTGTGAACTACAGAGAATGGGAGGAAAAGTCGAAAAAGGTGGGTTTTTTAGAGGCTTTTTTGGAGCATGTTCGTGTGCAATTCAACGCCGGGCACCACTGTAACCGGGTGGAGTTACCGTCTGTGGCGGGTGCCGGGGCTCCAAGTGTGGTTTATTGTGCTGATTGTCACCGTCCTATGGAGAAATTCTACTTGTACAAGTGCTGCACTGGTTAA